From Periophthalmus magnuspinnatus isolate fPerMag1 chromosome 6, fPerMag1.2.pri, whole genome shotgun sequence:
aaccctgcttagcttccgagatcaaaTGAGTTTGGACATTCTCAAGTTCAAGCCCATATGCGAGCCAGTATGAACtaagataaataaaatggagTCTGGAGTGGAGACAGAACAAAATGCAATTCCTTGTATGTTAGGTTATTTGAGCGCATGTTTTTGTTCCACTTGTAACACAAAACACGATCATTCACTATATCTACAGGAAGTCGATCTATCTGTCCATTTGGCTGACCTATATTTTGATGCACCTCAGTGAGTTTTGACTGATGTGGATGCCAAAGACTGGAGGACTTTGGACAGTTCTGAGCTCTGGTCTTAAGTGGCTCTAATGGGTTGCTCCGAAGCAGAAAATGCACCACGGTCAGACTGATCAAAGTCAACAGAGCATTGTCTAGGGGCCTCTGATGGAGCCTCTGATGGACAGTCTCATACAGTGTGTGTGCAACCTTTGAGCGCATCTCCTCAGTGCATTGAGTTTCCACAGAAGTGCCAAGAGACCATGGACTAGAACAAGCACTCCATCCTGTATTCAAAAGATTTCCAGGCAAAGGCCATCTATCACCACTCCTTGTAAAAACTTTAATTCTTCTACAGATTAGTTTGAGCGTTGGTTGCATTCACATGAAAAGCGGCAGCTTTAACTTAGTGTGGATGGGAGCGTTGGAactatttttaacacacaatgGATGTTTTTGGTGGCATTAttcaaggtgcattatgtaacttcgatggtgtgtgtgtgtgtgtgagggaagAGAGTCCTCCGCCTGCTTTTCATcatgtagaatgttccacaggcaTTGGCATTTAACTTAATTATAATATGTGCAGTTATATATATACCTTTCATGGAGATGcacatgtttaatgtcatatcaAGGAACATTCTAGAAAATCCCTCTATTTAAGATAATCAACAAAAATTGTTTAGTACATTTTAGAATTTATTACACAATTTATGCTTATTACACACATGTAGAGATAATGTCTATAACACATAAAATTTAAAGTTTGAGTACTTTCTTGACGGCCTCTTTATACTGAAGCAGAGTATCTTCATTCTCCCCTTCGTTCTTTAATCTGGTCACAGAGTCCTTATACTCCTGCACCTCAGCCTGTCCCAGGAGCTGTTGGCgcacctcctcccctccttcctcctccaccaccttcATGCGAGTTAGAGTGTCCAGAAGATTTCTTTGGGATGGACTGTTCTCCCAGCTGTACTCTTCCATGTCAGCCACAGTCTTCTCTGCTTCCCACCCCTCAATTTTCTAGAAATAAAGTACATTTGTTCAGAATCCTCAAACTTGTCAAAAATGAAATTCATAAtcagatttagaaaaaaattatcagatttagaaaaatgtattgaaatagTATGCTCAAAGCTTTTGTGACTTGCTGTCAGAACTTTTGTATTTCTCTCTATATTTCTCTCTGtatattcattttcatatttagaaAAGCCATATAAAGACAATATCttaaatacaatacagtacTTTAATTTCAATTCATAGTTTTTTGAATCACAATATTCTAACTTGTGAATTGCACATTTCTGCTTATCGCTCTTTGAGATTTATCTGATGGTCTGCGAGTTCAGTGTGACTCTGGCTGTGTTGGTTGTTGGACTAAATAAGGCAAAAGAGCAATATGTGCTTCcctaattatttttttctgtaagcATGTGTGTTTACGAGCCTAAATTAAGCTGGTGTTTTGGAGACATCTGAAAATAAGAAAGTCCCTTCTATGTAATATATAGAGAAATCCATGGCCCTTTGATGCTCCTCTCACAGAGATACTATTTCTCCATATGTACGGCTCCATCCAGGGGCTCTGTGTCTATCATCACATTCCCTCAGAACAATGCGGCCCATTGTGAGGCAGATTAAAGCACTCCTGTCAAACAGCCCTGCTCACTGCTGTCCAGGTGTGTGCCTTTAATGACTGTCATTACAGCTATACATTTCACATCTACATcctcaggaggagaggagaatatACCACTACTGTACATGGCAGCAGTTCCTCTAAATGCTACAAAAATGTaaccaaaacaagacaaatataaaagtaattGTTGGCAATTACCAAGTTTAAATAGTTTTGTGTCAAAGCCTGGCATCTATGAATTACATCAGATGCACTGATTACACATAGTTAGCCGTCTTTTGTGTTATTAGGCAGGGGAGAACTGGGTAAATCAATCAACTGTAATGTGTCCTTTGGCGTAAATGCACCATCTGGTGAATAAACATTgaagtgatgttttttttttttttgtttcatttgataTTATTACTAGTTGTAATAATATCAAATTAAACTCCTAAAAATACACTCAACATGCGCCAAAATTTCACATCTTTAAATACTATATAATAGTACTATATTAAAGACGCTAAAATTGTAGAGTAGAGAGTATGGTTCAATTCAGTTTGAGCACCTATAACAGTAAATCCTTGCAATAACGGCCACAATAGCACTCTGGATTAGCACACGCTGGATTCAGCTGGCATGGTCGCTGTGCTTGAGAGTGGTGGTGATACAATCACCTCAGCAGCTTCACACAATTGGGCCTATTGTGATCTAATGTTACAATCTGAACGTTAGGCTGCTCTCTCTGCTTCCCCAGGCCCACGCCGGACAAGCACTGTGTCCCCATTGTGAGTTCTAAAGGCCAGCGGACAGGGTTAGGCACTTTGGCTCTGGTACCTCTACTCACAAGAGGTTTggaaaggactaaaccatgactggaAGAGCTTTACAGATAGAAGTTGTGTAGGGaaattttgtgtttgtgaatgtgaacaGGGCTAGAAGTGCTGACCTGAATGCCTGTGTCTCTAATGTGGCTTAATGTGAATCGGGGTTAAGATCAGATAGGGGAGTCAGTGTTCTCCACCAGCTGTAGGAAATGTCAAATGGACAATGCTGCTGTTTGCTGTTCTTTTCGTCATTCAGAGCTGATACCTCCCTAATGGGATAAGTCCACTGATCGCAGAGAAAGATTCACCACTGAAGAGGAACGAAATGTCATCACAAACTTCAAATTAAAGCTTACTTAGTTAAAATGGGCATTTATGAATACAGAAACATAGTTTTAACTTAAACAAATATCACAATACATCAACCAAAACGTATACAATCATAATTGTTGATAACAAAATGTTGCTGTTACTTTCATctggcgaccttgagagccttgagagccttgaaaggcgcctaacaaataaaatgtattattattattattatctctgTCTCATCAACTCTAAGGGAAAAGTGTATTGGCTAAAAACATTTGGCTtgcattgtttattttctgaagaGCAGAAAAATACTAGAAAAATACATACCCAAGACTCATGGTAAAGGACTGTAAGGAGGTACATGGCATAGTCATAATTCTGCTTTCGCAATGGGCAGctgccaaaaacaaaaacacaaatcaaaattatTAGAATCAATACATATCAATTTCCCTTTTATTCTAATACATGTTATACCGAGCAGTGTTTGTGGTTTACCTGTCTGTAGTAATAGTGAGAATATctgtttttttgcagtatctTGAACCCACAAGTTTAATCATTTTCTTGCGTGCATGATCATCCAGATTTAAGCTGGACAGTTTCACCTATGAAAACAACTTATTCTTACACACTTTCATTTCAGAATGTACAACAATACATTTCATTATGATTCCCATCCATAACACcagtaaatatttaataaagtcAGTGCAAAGCTGAAGAGCAAAGTGTTCTGATAACCTATATAGTGCTGTGATTGTGGTGCTTAAACCCTACACAAATGAAACATTCAGATGAACTAAGCCCTGTGCTGCAAGGATCAAAAACAAcagattacattttattattgtgtttgtgGGGCTCCAACATATAGGATTTTCATCTATAAGAAAGTAAGCAAAAATAAGAGTGTTTACAGAAGGGTGTGAATTAATGTAACATTAAAGGGTGAACTTTTAtgttcacacatttttgtcctAATTTGAGTGCATTTTATTTCTAATGTGGACTTGGAttggtcctgctctagtccttgtttactccTGGTAAACACGGACTAGGGGTTAGATCTGGTTTTAGTACCAATTTTGATGCGCTCAATGTGCAAGCGCGCACCCTAAAATGCATGCTAATTGTTTTTCCATACTTATGGTTTAATTTTTAATGAcctatatactgtattttattaaaaCTTGCATTTATGCACAATTCTTCTATATTAAATATAGTAATTTGCATGGTCCAATAAATTGATTAGCTGTGGAGCTGGAGCATATTAAATATTTGCTTTGACAAACTATAGCTATAGCTATAGCTATACTGTTCATTTGCTCTACATTCAGACTGATCTAATATCCCTTCCTGCTTAATCTATTGGGATTAATGCTACAATAATTCCTACCTTGCTGATATAATCTAAGTTAGTGTCATTGAAGCACATGGTTGAATTTTAACAGGCAACACAACTGCAAGTTTGTCACATGAGTAGTTCAAAAAGTATGTATTTATGGAAGtgtaaaaagtatccaaaatAAGGGGAGGAATGggcaatacaaaaaaatcataataaagatgtaacttgtaacttgccctggtggTGCCATATGCTTTTCACCAATAAttaaatgaactgaaaacaaaatatgtacaaaacTTTCTAGGATCCAAGCACACACAAAGACTAAGGCCTATATAAGCATTTTTCTTTGGCTCAATATCCACAAACAATGCACTTGTTTCTGGATAATTCACAGGACCATGATGTCAGATGGTGATTATTCCTCCCACTAAATCTATAATCTCACTTTACATGCTAGGAATCTCCACAGTTAACTTAATATTCATTGTATTCATTGTAAGAACCTGACAGAAAGATAAAGCCTACAtccagagagagtgagagatgaaAGTGACCCGGGAAACTTACTTTGAGGTGCACGATGCGAGCTGATGGGTTTCTGAGTGAAGGACCAGCTGATAcaaagtgtgtggtttgaaCTTTAATGGGAAAGTGTTCGTCACATTTGGCATCTGTGTCCAACGCTAAGGGCCACTCTGtgcaaaaagctaaaaaaagaaCTTAAATATTAATACAATTCCAATACTTTGTAAATCATTTTGGACCAAATCAAACTTAAGTTTCAAAATGACATGCAttgtttttacagtgttaaatatttcaaatcataGCAAAGTGGCAACATACCAATAGAAGGTATAGAAGGTTCTTGTTTTTCCTCTTTCAATTTTATATACAAGTGgatgtaatgttttatatttgggATTTGCTTGTTTTTACCAACATTTTGCTAAAACAAATGACATTATAGTTTCAATTCCCTACATTCTATGTTATTTACATATAGCATTAAATACTTGATATTGCATGTATGCACTGGcatagcattttaaaatataaatgtatgtgcaaGCATTTGTCATTATGAAATATAACTTACGTTTAAGAGCTTCACAATGTTTCTTGATAGCGGCTGGcgtcaaatgtaaaaaattggGGATCTGAAAGAGAAaatcaaaatgtatatatatttaaaaagctgTACTGATGTAATGTATATGGAACATTCTGAGAAAGGGCAAGGTACACAGTGGGACAAAATTTATGTTCtaggtaaaagtaaaataaaatgaggtAATGTATTACATTCATAATCTGGGCATCCCTATAAGTTATCTTATTACTAAATTGGCATGAATGGCAACCCCCATAGCAACAATCATTGGTATTCCCAATCCCCAAAGGCTTATAATGAAGCCAAAAATATAAGGTAGCTTTTTGTctgatgtttgattttatttggataAAATAATATGGTAGGCCAACTAATATGAACCTACACATATCACGGCATTTGAAGGGAGTCAACCCTTGTTTAAGactattacatacattttttacttttacccaTATCATCTGGGGACCCACTGAAATAATTTTGCGAACCCCCCAGATTGAGAACCATTGAtttagagggagagagaacaaggCAAAGAGAGAATTGGATGTTGTCAGCTGCGGGGCTGGGCTGAGTTCCAGCTATGAGGGATAAGAGTAGTGGATCTGGAAGTGGCGAGGGCCCAGATGGAACAGCTGGTGTCTGGACACAGCGGTTCAGTAATCCGGCAGTCATACAGCTCCATCAAAATACTTCTCCAATTTAAGCCAGCAACTTCAGGTTAAGGTGCACTGCCCAAGTGTTTGAGCAAGGTTCTTGCATCAATCCGTAAACTCTAATGTCACCGAAAAGGGAAGTAGTCTGACCTTAATAAGTTCCAAGTTCGCCTTTTTGTCTGGGGCAACTCCTCCCTTTATAGGATATCCCATCCTGACAGGGAGCGGAACAGCGTTTGGTCTGAAGGGAGCAGCAGAGGGGTACACTGCAGTCCAGTCTTGATCTACAGGCATTTTCTCTGTCCGTGGCACACCCACCTGATATCGACAAGAGGCTTTTAGTTATGagaacaaacatttaaacaaacagtTCTTCAACACTTACTTCTCTCCTGGGCTTTCTTCCAACCTGACCTCGGCCACGTCTCTCTGGCAAACCTACATACATATACTTAGTGTAGTCATGCAAGAAGTAAAAGGTGTTGGActtaaaatacactgaaaagcaAAGCTTCCAACAAACGGATTAACTAACTATACGAAAAATAGGATATAATGGATATAATATACTACTTGTTCAATTACTATTTTACTGCGACTGCAACTACTGCAGGTCTATTAAAACTTTCTCACATAGACATATAGTCATTGAAGAGATTTATTCAATATATAAGGGAATAACAAATTGAAACATGTTCTTCCTACAGAATGTAGCTGTAACTGTATGGCCTGTTATCCTATGCTCTTATAGGCTAACACTTCATCGATACAAACGCACTACAACTAATAAAATATGAGTATGTACATGCACTAAAACATGATCTTTCTATCAAGAAATGTCATTGACAATATGACAGCGATGGCTGCCAGAGCAGCGTGAGGCTAAACGAGCTCCAAGAGTTTATTTCTATTCCGAAACCTACCTCTATTCCCAGTAGGAGAGTTCATAGACAGAACTGACACGTATGTAGCTCTGTTTGTAGCATTTTGCAGACGGGATCGGGAGATGTTTATTCGCCCTAAAATGAGAAACGCTTTGGTCGAGTAGGACGCCATGTTTCTCTCTGTGCGACTACGGAAAGCAACGAGGGACGTAAGTGATTGCTGCGCGCATGTCTCCGCCGTAGAGTCTCCGGGTCTGCACATTCAGTCTGCTGCATAAACACTGCAGTGAGGTGATGAGCGACTGTGTTGAGGTAGTACAACTAAAAAGCAAAGGGGCAAAGTTGGTAAGAAAAAGACGAAAACCTAGCTTTGATTCTTGTTTAATTGGCACTTTTTATAACCACATACATATAGTTTTACGAGCCGTTTTCTTTGACATAATACAGTCTGTGGGCACCACCAGCGTTTCAACTCGCCAAAATAAGAAGGGGAAAAACTCTTTAAAATCACGACGATACACCAATTATACCACGTACGTTATAATAAGTTCAATATTCTTGATAGTTAAAGTGATTATTACACTTTATACAGGCTCCCACGAGTCCACGTGTAGTGTCCAGCGGCTGTCCCCTGCAGATGTCTCTCCACCAGCTGCTCAACCAGAGGCGTTCAGGTTCACAACGTAAAAACGGCCATCTCATCTCTTCACTTGCGTATTCACTGGGTATTTGGCTCTAACTGaagattaacaaaaaataaataaattaaaaataaataaaaataaaaattcaagaTGCTTATCCAGCCTTTTTGTTGACTGGCTATACTAGCTATATTCTGCATATTgcttattatgtatttatttgtatcacTAAATCTAACACACTTTTGCAAAACCTAAAATATACTATTATAAAGTAATACAAAAATGCATCATTGTAGTGTTATTTACTAAgtaaaaataatttttaaaaacccCACATAATTTTATAGAGCTTATAAAGCAACGACGAGAAAACTATGCCTATAAATTCGGCTTTATCCTACATTATCCAACTTGACTTTGAACGCAGCAGGTTGAGACTGCGATGCACTTCAAAGCGACAAGTTCCTCACGCACAAGCGGATGAAAGACGTGCACTCTCTTTTTCATCGGACTTTATTTGAATTAAACCAACTGATGATTTTTCCAAAGTAGGCCTATATTTTATGCACCTAAAAAAGTAAACTACCCTCGTCATTGATGAAAGCGTTTTATTTTGCAGTAacttcatgcatgttttggtGATTGGAGGTAAGGCTGTGGTCTATTGACGTCGTGCTTTTGTCAAAAAATGTTGCTTTTAGTATGCTGCaagtgtttttgaaaaatatttaccttGAGCGTAAAAGTGATTGCGCGCCAAAATACACTGCTGTTTTCTTGATGGCAGCCTACATTAGATCGTTAAATGAACCAGTTAAGGACAGTAATATATTTGAtgggaaaaaatattgaattaacTGAAAGcttgtttcattttaaacccGTGCGCATCATTTGTAACATGTCTGTAGACCCATGGGAGGGTTTGTGTGAAGTTTATCGGAAAATCTCACAATAGTTTGTAACAGTAGAGTCCCCGGTGTGCACATCCCGCCTTAAGTCTGACAGATTTCATTGTGTGTATCGTAGCCATGTTGTTTTAAAGGTAGGAAACACTATCTAGAGCGGGACATCAGCGCGGGTGGCACCTGTCATCACTTCATCCAAAGACTGGAGACGGATACGGCCAGGGGAGGCGCACTCTAATTACTCTGTCTCTCCACTGCCCCATCTACATTTTCCGAAGCTTAGATACCTGTTTAGATTGATACCCTACCACTTAGCATCAATCAAGTAATTAacactacattttatataagcCGGATTGAAGGTCATGAGTTGCAACAGGTCATCATAGGCTAGTTTACTGCTGTCTGTGTCACTGTCAGAATCATGCACTTAGCCACAACTAATCTTGTATAGCAACTGGAGCACTCATACCATCATACAACCTGCAAATTACTAATATTGAACAAATAACATAGTATTAATAACACATAGGCCGCACACATTGTGAATTCCCCCCT
This genomic window contains:
- the mrps35 gene encoding 28S ribosomal protein S35, mitochondrial, whose product is MASYSTKAFLILGRINISRSRLQNATNRATYVSVLSMNSPTGNRGLPERRGRGQVGRKPRREVGVPRTEKMPVDQDWTAVYPSAAPFRPNAVPLPVRMGYPIKGGVAPDKKANLELIKIPNFLHLTPAAIKKHCEALKPFCTEWPLALDTDAKCDEHFPIKVQTTHFVSAGPSLRNPSARIVHLKVKLSSLNLDDHARKKMIKLVGSRYCKKTDILTITTDSCPLRKQNYDYAMYLLTVLYHESWKIEGWEAEKTVADMEEYSWENSPSQRNLLDTLTRMKVVEEEGGEEVRQQLLGQAEVQEYKDSVTRLKNEGENEDTLLQYKEAVKKVLKL